The sequence TCAGGTGGCGCCGCTGCAACGACGACAGCGCCTTGAGGTTCACGTCGTTGTCCGGCGCGCCGCCGCCGGCCACCGCCGCCAGCTGCTCGCGCAGGCGCAGCTGCAGCAGGAAGCGGTAGGTCTCGATGAGCGTCTGGCCGAGGTCGCGGCTGACGACACCCGCTTCGATGGCCGCCTCCAGGCGTTCGCGCGTGGGCCGAGCGCGCGTGCCGGCTTCCAGGCCGTAGACGCGCGCGGCCGCGACGATGGGGGCGATGCTGCGCTTCTTCAGGTCGACCTTGTCGTCGGTGGCCTGGATCTGCTGGAACAGGCCCAGCGGCGGCTTGAAGCGCAGCGACACGCGCGCCAGGTGCGCCATGAACAGCTGGTTGCCGGCGGCGGCGGTGATGCGGTCGTCGAGTGCCGCCACGTCGAGCGTGCCGGCCACGGCGCGGTAGTCGAAGAAGATCGAGGACACCATCAGGTTGTCGGGGGTGGGTTCGTCGATCCAGCCGCGGATCGTCTCTTCCCACGCGGCCAGCGGCTTGTTCCAGTTGGTGGCCATGCAGCCGCCGGGACAGGGCGGGAAGCCGGCCGTCACCAGGTCGCCCACCACACGCGCGGCCAGGCGGGCGAAGTACTCCGGCGCGCCCGTATCGTCGCGCGCATAGACCAGCGCGTTGTCCTGGTCGGTGAGCAGGGCCTGCTCCATGCGGCCCTCGGAGCCGAACACCAGCCACGCGTACGGGCAGGGCGGCGGCCCCAGGTCCACTTCGGCGAGGCGGCAGAGCCGGCGGATGAGCGCATCGTTCAGGCTGGCGAACACGCGCCCGATCTGGCCCACCTTCAGGCCGCCGCGGAACAGGCGCTCGACCATCGCCGCGGCATCGCGACTGTACGTGGCGAGCGTGGTGTCGCGATCGAGGTGCTCGACGCGCCGCATCAGGTACAGCGGGTTGGTGGTCTGGTGGCGCAGCAGGTCGGTGGCTGTCAGCACGCCGATGATGTGGCCCTCGCGCAGCACCGGCAGGTGGTGGATGCGCTCCTCCAGCATGTAGAGCAGGGCGCCGTGCACGGGCGTGTCGGACGGCAGCGTCTTGAGCGGACGCGTCATCACGCGCGCCACCGGCGTGTCGGGGCCCAAGCCCTCGGCCAGCACCTTCACCTGGAAGTCGTGGTCGGTGACGATGCCCGGCGGCGTGCCCGCCACCAGCGCGAAATCGTCGCGCGCGTCGCGCATGGCGCGCGCCGCCTCGGCCACCGTGGCGCCCGGCGGCACCTGCACCACCGCGCGCAGCTCGAGATCGCCCAGCTCGGTGGTCAACTCGCCGCCCAGGGCCGTCACGCTGGCGCCGGTCACGCGCTGCAGCCGTTCGCCCAGGCTGTGCAGGAAGAACTCGGCAAAGGCGGCGTTGCCCAGCAGTTCGCGGAACACGGCCTCGGGCACGCAGTGCACCTGCACCTCGCCGGCGGCCACCACATCGAAGGCCGGTGCCGCGCGGTTGATCATGGACGGGTAGCCGAAACAGTCGCCCTCCTCGAGCACCTGCAGTTCCTCGCCGTCGCGCACCAGCCGCACCTGGCCGTCGACCAGCAGGTAGAGGCAATCGCTCCGCGTGCCGTCCTGCTCGAGGATGCGCGCGCCGTCGGCAAACGTGCGCGCCGAAGCGGTGGCATCGACCCGTTCGCGCTCGGCCTCGGTCAGCAGCGTGAAGGGGTGCTGTTCGCGCAGGAAGTCGAGGATGCGGGGAATCATGGCCGGGCTCCTTTGACGACGGCTGGGACCTGGAAAGCGTGCGGGGAGGCGAACTTCCCGTCAATACCATTCCGCAGCGGGCTGCGGATTGGTGTGAATAATTCCGCAGTTGCCTTCGGAATGGTTATGTTCATTGTGCTGCAACGGGTTAGCCGATCGATTTTGTCTCCGGCCATGGGGCGCCGCGCCTCAAGGAGCCGGCACCTGCCAAACCTGACGCATTGCGTGACAGCGCTTCCTGTCCAAGGGTAGACTCGTCCCATCCGTCGATTTCTGCCGTTCCCATCGATCGAGGTCATGACCATGCCGCATTCCCGCTGCACCAGGCACCTGCTCCCTCTCGTGATGGCCTGCCTCCTTGCCGCCAGCGCCCCGGCTGCCACCGCGCCGGTGTCCGTGGCCGTGGATGAGCGCGTCGAACTGATGTCCATCATCGCACGCCTGGCCGGAGACGAGGTGTACAACGCGCCGAACTCGGCGTCACCGTATGCAGAGCGGGTCGAACGTCACTTCGGCGCGTTCCGTGGGCATGCGGTGGTCGCTGCCTACCGGTCCATGCAGGAGCAATACGGGGTCGGCTACGACGCCATCCCGTCGCTGGCCGTGCACCTGGGCGGCGTGCCGACGCTGGCCGAGCGCATCCCCTTCGAACAGGGTCCTCCGCGGCTCGACCCGCGCTGGTCGGTCGAGCCCACGCGCGCATTCCTGTCCGCCTTGCGCGACTTCGCCGTCGCCAGCGACGCACGCGGCTTCTTCGACAGCGAACGCGATTTCTACGCCGCGTGCGCGGCCCGCTTCGCGCCGGGATTGTCCGAGGCCCGCGCCGTGGAATGGTTCGACGCGTTCCTCGGCGTCAAGCCCGGCGCCACCTACAAGGTCATTCCCGGGCTGCTGTGTGGCGGCAACAACTACGGCACCGGCGTCAGCTTCCCGGACGGCTGCCCGGAAGAAGTACTGCCCGTGCTCGGCTGCGCCGTCTGGGACGCGGGCGGCCTGCCGGTCTTCACCCCAGACGCAGTCAGCATCTATGTCCACGAACTCTGCCACACCTACACCAACCCGGTGGTCGATCGCCATCTTGCGGCGTTCGAGCCGGGCGCCAGCGCTCTCTTCCCGCTCGTCGCCGACCAGATGTCGCGCATGGCCTACTCCACGTGGCGGATCATGACCTGCGAGACGCTCGTGCGTGCCTGCGTTGTCCGCTATTTCGCCGACAGTCAGAGTACGGGGGCGGCACTCAGGGAGTCGGCGCAGCAGGGGGCTCTGGGCTTCACATGGGTGCCGGCCGTGGCGGTGTCGCTCGAGCGGTTTGCCGCGGCGCGGGATCGCTACCCCACGCTGGACGAC is a genomic window of bacterium containing:
- a CDS encoding cyclic nucleotide-binding/CBS domain-containing protein codes for the protein MIPRILDFLREQHPFTLLTEAERERVDATASARTFADGARILEQDGTRSDCLYLLVDGQVRLVRDGEELQVLEEGDCFGYPSMINRAAPAFDVVAAGEVQVHCVPEAVFRELLGNAAFAEFFLHSLGERLQRVTGASVTALGGELTTELGDLELRAVVQVPPGATVAEAARAMRDARDDFALVAGTPPGIVTDHDFQVKVLAEGLGPDTPVARVMTRPLKTLPSDTPVHGALLYMLEERIHHLPVLREGHIIGVLTATDLLRHQTTNPLYLMRRVEHLDRDTTLATYSRDAAAMVERLFRGGLKVGQIGRVFASLNDALIRRLCRLAEVDLGPPPCPYAWLVFGSEGRMEQALLTDQDNALVYARDDTGAPEYFARLAARVVGDLVTAGFPPCPGGCMATNWNKPLAAWEETIRGWIDEPTPDNLMVSSIFFDYRAVAGTLDVAALDDRITAAAGNQLFMAHLARVSLRFKPPLGLFQQIQATDDKVDLKKRSIAPIVAAARVYGLEAGTRARPTRERLEAAIEAGVVSRDLGQTLIETYRFLLQLRLREQLAAVAGGGAPDNDVNLKALSSLQRRHLKDAFGVIREMQGAVARRYRTSALG
- a CDS encoding DUF4932 domain-containing protein, giving the protein MPHSRCTRHLLPLVMACLLAASAPAATAPVSVAVDERVELMSIIARLAGDEVYNAPNSASPYAERVERHFGAFRGHAVVAAYRSMQEQYGVGYDAIPSLAVHLGGVPTLAERIPFEQGPPRLDPRWSVEPTRAFLSALRDFAVASDARGFFDSERDFYAACAARFAPGLSEARAVEWFDAFLGVKPGATYKVIPGLLCGGNNYGTGVSFPDGCPEEVLPVLGCAVWDAGGLPVFTPDAVSIYVHELCHTYTNPVVDRHLAAFEPGASALFPLVADQMSRMAYSTWRIMTCETLVRACVVRYFADSQSTGAALRESAQQGALGFTWVPAVAVSLERFAAARDRYPTLDDFVPEIAKVMEGYADLLAAQLKAMERARPRIVSMVPANGAVDVDPALTTLVIRFDRLMRGQYTFMGVPADIPAAVGAPHWDDSQMSLSVDVQLTPGHTYHYWLNQGQNLGFRAADGTPLTPVEVRFTVADR